One segment of Triticum aestivum cultivar Chinese Spring chromosome 2A, IWGSC CS RefSeq v2.1, whole genome shotgun sequence DNA contains the following:
- the LOC123187436 gene encoding short-chain dehydrogenase/reductase 2b, which yields MSHHLAATTAAASTSPSRRPSLTSFPSPLHRPSALFQQTSFAATRTEKKPAPSVAAAAASPVSPLHRLEEMSDHEAIPERLAVVTGGNRGIGIEVCCQLALQGVTVILTARDEEKGKAAVESLCRESNLSNIIFHQLDILDAGSRATLARHIETRYGKLDILVNNAGVGGVAVDQEGLRALNIDPKMWLSGKAAHLIESVIVQTYDEAVKCLNTNYYGLKWATEALLPLLKKSTSGARIINTSSLRSELQRMPNEKLRESLRDADSWDEARIEAMLSEFLEDMKNGRLEAAGWPMMLPAYSMSKMVVNLYTRILARRHPEMRINCVHPGFVKTEINWNTGVLPPEEGARGAVMLALAPGDGPTGCYFDQTKLGEAW from the exons ATGAGCCATCAcctcgccgccaccaccgccgccgctagCACGTCTCCCAGCCGCCGGCCGAGCTTAACCTCATTCCCGTCGCCGCTCCACCGACCAAGCGCGCTGTTCCAGCAGACTAGCTTCGCTGCCACTCGCACAGAGAAGAAGCCCGCACCTTCAGTGGCCGCCGCAGCGGCGTCGCCAGTATCACCCCTGCACAG GCTCGAGGAAATGAGTGACCATGAGGCAATCCCTGAAAG GCTTGCTGTGGTCACTGGTGGAAACAGAGGGATCGGCATAGAGGTGTGCTGCCAGCTTGCTCTCCAAGGTGTGACAGTCATTCTCACAGCAAGGGATGAGGAGAAAGGAAAAGCTGCGGTCGAGTCCCTTTGCCGTGAATCTAACCTCTCCAACATAATCTTCCATCAGCTCGATATACTGGATGCTGGTAGCCGTGCCACATTAGCACGACATATCGAGACCAGATATGGGAAGCTCGACATTTTG GTGAACAATGCAGGTGTTGGAGGGGTGGCAGTAGACCAGGAAGGCCTGAGAGctctcaacattgatcctaagATGTGG CTATCGGGCAAAGCAGCCCATCTGATCGAATCGGTGATTGTACAAACATACGATGAGGCAGTAAAATGTCTAAACACCAACTACTATGGACTGAAATGGGCAACAGAAGCTCTCCTTCCTCTGCTGAAGAAATCCACATCAGGAGCAAGGATCATCAACACCTCCTCCCTTCGTTCAGAGCTGCAG AGAATGCCGAACGAGAAGCTGCGGGAGTCCCTGCGCGATGCCGACAGCTGGGACGAGGCGCGGATCGAGGCCATGCTGAGCGAGTTCCTGGAGGACATGAAGAACGGGCGGCTGGAGGCGGCCGGGTGGCCGATGATGCTGCCGGCCTACAGCATGtccaagatggtggtgaacctctacaCCCGTATCCTGGCGAGGCGGCACCCAGAGATGCGCATCAACTGCGTGCACCCTGGGTTCGTCAAGACGGAGATCAACTGGAACACGGGGGTCCTCCCGCCGGAGGAAGGCGCGAGGGGCGCGGTGATGCTGGCGCTGGCGCCTGGCGACGGGCCCACTGGCTGCTACTTCGATCAGACGAAGTTGGGGGAGGCTTGGTGA